Part of the Gracilimonas sp. genome, GTTCCAGCTGAGCTTCCGTCAGCGGTTTTTCGGTTCCAACTTGGTAGGTTTTCCGAACGCTGTAACTGGGGTGCATTAAACGATGTGCCAAATCCCCGTCATTGGTTAAAATCAATAACCCGGTTGTATTCCGGTCCAACCTTCCGACAGGATAAACCCTGTAACCGGTGGCATCCTCGATCTGATCCATCACGGTGGTGCGATCTTTTTCATCATCCGTGGTTGTAATCACATCTTTTGATTTGTGAAGCAGCAGGTACACAAATGGTTCCAGGCTCAGGTTTTGCCCGTCAACTACCACGGTATCTTTTCGGCGGACTTTCGTCCCAAGCTCTGTGGTAACCTGACCATTCACTTGCACTTTCCCGGCTGAGATATACGTATCTGCCTCCCTGCGTGAGCAAAAGCCTGCGTGTGCTATAAATTTGTTAAGCCGTATTTCTTCCGTCTGCGAATAATTCTGGTCTACCTTGGCAGCCTTCTTATCATCCGCCTTATTTTTCGGCCTTCTCTTTCCTTTATTTTTATTATTGCTCATTCTTCCTCATCCGTAGTTTGGTCTTCTCCATTTTGTTCGGCGGGATTTTTTGATTTAGCCTGTTCCTCATTATTAGACATCGGGGCGTCCTCTTGTTCCCCGGTTTCATTTTCGTCCTGACCCTCTGCTTCCATTTCATCCATCATCAGCTGACGCTCCATCAATAACTGCCGGTGCTCCGCCATGTCATCATCTTTGAGGATCTCGTCAATCTCACGCGGTTTCGGCAATTCATCTACCGAATTGATTCCGAAATGGGTTAAAAAATGCTTAGTGGTTCTGTACAGCAGCGGTTTCCCGGGACTATCAGCGCGCCCTGAAACTTCAATAAGTGCCTTTTCCATCAGTTGGCGCAGAATATAGCCGGAGTCCACGCCGCGAATTTGATCTACTTCCGGCTTGGTAATGGGCTGGCGGTAGGCTAC contains:
- the scpB gene encoding SMC-Scp complex subunit ScpB, giving the protein MKNDYEFIDGTRLSSVIEALIFASDEPIPGSKIREIIVENEEQIEITEDTVQDFVDKLNERYDENGLSFRIQLLGGGYTFVTETKYHYWLSVFQHENAYRKLSQSAIESLAIVAYRQPITKPEVDQIRGVDSGYILRQLMEKALIEVSGRADSPGKPLLYRTTKHFLTHFGINSVDELPKPREIDEILKDDDMAEHRQLLMERQLMMDEMEAEGQDENETGEQEDAPMSNNEEQAKSKNPAEQNGEDQTTDEEE
- a CDS encoding pseudouridine synthase translates to MSNNKNKGKRRPKNKADDKKAAKVDQNYSQTEEIRLNKFIAHAGFCSRREADTYISAGKVQVNGQVTTELGTKVRRKDTVVVDGQNLSLEPFVYLLLHKSKDVITTTDDEKDRTTVMDQIEDATGYRVYPVGRLDRNTTGLLILTNDGDLAHRLMHPSYSVRKTYQVGTEKPLTEAQLEQFLEGVELEDGIAKGYNITQFVDDPTTFEMSVFEGRNRLIRRMVEFHGTVVTKLKRIEYAGLTLKDVPMGRWRFLRQNEINAMRKLVKLDTLDFNKSK